GGACCTGGAACCAGATTCTCGGGACCGAAGGCGGCGAGCCGGTGCAGGTTTACTCGCGTTCTGATTCATGCGGCGCGGCGGAGACCTGGGCGACGTATTTGGGTGGCGAGGGTCAGGAAGCGCTCCAGGGCGTGTCCGTGTACGGTGATCCGGGCTTGGCCGAAGCGGTGCGCCGCGACATCCAAGGGCTCGGTTTCAACAACCTGAATTTCGCCTATGACACCAAGACGGGCTTGCCGATGCCCGGCATCGTGCCGGTGCCGATCGACATCAACGAAAACGGTACGGTGGATCCCGAGGAGAAACTGGGCACCAAAAAGATGGCCATCGCCGCGGTCGCGGCCGGTCATTATCCGTCCCCGCCGGCCCGCAACCTCAACTTGCTGACCAAAGAGAAATTCACCGGCGTGACGAAGCATTTCGTTCGGTGGATTCTTACCGACGGGCAGCAGTATCTGGCCGAGGTCGGCTACATCCCGGTGGCGCCGGACCAATTGAAGCAAGCCCTGCAAATGATCGAACAATAGATCGGGAGCCGCGCAGTGACTCGTCGAGGAGTTCGCGAATTTTTAGCCACAAAAACCATGCGAGTGGCGGTGTACTTCGTCAATTCGCTGGTCTTTTTGATGATCATCGGTCTGCTGCTGAAATCGCGCCCGATCCTCGAACAGCACACGCTGTGGGAGATGCTGTCCTCCGATACGTGGCGGCCGCTGCGCGGCCAGTTTGGTTTCTTCCCCTTCATTGTGGGCACGATCGAGATCACGTTGTTGTCCATGGCGCTGGCGGTGCCGCCGTGCCTGCTGGCCGCGATCTACCTCGCCGAGTTCGCACGCCCCCGTGTGCGCGACGCCTTGCGTGTCGTGATCGATTTGATGGCCGGCATTCCGTCGGTTGTCTATGGACTGTTCGGCGTGATTATCATTGTGCCCATGGTACGCGAATTCGGCCTGTTACTGGGTCGCCACACCACGGGTTACAGCCTGCTGGCCGGCGGTATCATTCTGGCCATCATGGTCGTGCCGATCATCACCTCGGTAACCACCGAAGTTTTACTCACCGTTCCCGTGGAAGCCCGCGAGTCCACAATGGCCTTGGGGGCGACGCGTTGGGAGACGGTTAAGCACGTGGTGCTCAAGCAAGGGCGACAAGGCGTTATATCGGCGATCGTTTTGGGTTTCGCGCGCGCTTTCGGCGAGACGATCGCGGTGATGATGGTGGTGGGCAACGTGGCGAAGTTGCCGCACTCGGTGTTCGATCCGGCCTATCCCTTGCCCGCGCTCATTGCCAACAACTATGGGGAAGTCATGTCGATTCCGCTTTATGATTCTGCGTTGCTGTTCGCGGCGTTGATTCTGCTCGTCGTCGTCGGCGGATTCCACTTGGCGGCGCATCTGACGCTGACGCGTCTGCGGCGGGGGGAATAAGTTGTACATACGTCGCCGTCGCCGCATCGAATTGCTCATGAAAGGGCTGATGATCACCTCGCTCACCGTGATCGTCGGGGTATTGGTCGCCATCATCGTGGTGATTCTCATCCGCGGCGGCCGCGCGCTGAGCCTCGAAATGATTTTTCAGACACCCAAGGGCGGGTACTATCTGGGCAAAGGCGGCGGGATCGCCAACGCCATCGTCGGCTCCCTGTGTCTGGGTTTTGGCGCAATGTTTGTGTCGCTGTTCATCTCCCTGCCGGTCGCTTTCGCCCTGCAACGCGAGTACACGAATCGCACCCTGGCCGCGGTCACCAAGCTGGCGCTCGATATCCTGTGGGGCACGCCCTCCATCGTATACGGCGCGTTTGGTTTCGTGATCATGGTGTTTTTCGGGCTGCACGTCTCGATGCTGGGCGGCATTATCGCCCTATCGTTTCTCATGCTGCCGATCATGACCCGCGCCATGGACGAAATCATTCGCATGGTGCCGGTCGAGCTGAAAGAAATTTCTTACTCATTGGGCGCCACGA
Above is a genomic segment from Candidatus Lernaella stagnicola containing:
- a CDS encoding substrate-binding domain-containing protein, with amino-acid sequence MLRQRFGKSMWPTILLATCCLALLFACQQQAPNAPTGPAADNAEPQGTIRVSGAWALYPMMVRWGEEYSKLYPKVRVDISAGGAGKGAADALAKMVNLGMVSRTIKPQETAQGGVYVPVAKDAVFPTVNSNNPAVAAGLLTRGIPRSVFVALFINGETRTWNQILGTEGGEPVQVYSRSDSCGAAETWATYLGGEGQEALQGVSVYGDPGLAEAVRRDIQGLGFNNLNFAYDTKTGLPMPGIVPVPIDINENGTVDPEEKLGTKKMAIAAVAAGHYPSPPARNLNLLTKEKFTGVTKHFVRWILTDGQQYLAEVGYIPVAPDQLKQALQMIEQ
- the pstA gene encoding phosphate ABC transporter permease PstA, which translates into the protein MYIRRRRRIELLMKGLMITSLTVIVGVLVAIIVVILIRGGRALSLEMIFQTPKGGYYLGKGGGIANAIVGSLCLGFGAMFVSLFISLPVAFALQREYTNRTLAAVTKLALDILWGTPSIVYGAFGFVIMVFFGLHVSMLGGIIALSFLMLPIMTRAMDEIIRMVPVELKEISYSLGATKLETSVGVVFRQALPGIITGMMLAFGRGIGDAASILFTAGYTDFMPRSIFDPVASLPLAVFFQIGTPFPEVQQRAYAAALILLVIVLAVNLIARLLHHRLSRNIIR
- the pstC gene encoding phosphate ABC transporter permease subunit PstC, which codes for MTRRGVREFLATKTMRVAVYFVNSLVFLMIIGLLLKSRPILEQHTLWEMLSSDTWRPLRGQFGFFPFIVGTIEITLLSMALAVPPCLLAAIYLAEFARPRVRDALRVVIDLMAGIPSVVYGLFGVIIIVPMVREFGLLLGRHTTGYSLLAGGIILAIMVVPIITSVTTEVLLTVPVEARESTMALGATRWETVKHVVLKQGRQGVISAIVLGFARAFGETIAVMMVVGNVAKLPHSVFDPAYPLPALIANNYGEVMSIPLYDSALLFAALILLVVVGGFHLAAHLTLTRLRRGE